The Antarcticibacterium flavum genome contains the following window.
TTCTTTAATCCGCCACGATACCTTCGGTTGTTCGAGATCATTCCGGGGCCGGACACTTCAGAAGAAGTTCTTGAATTCCTGAATGAATACGGTGAGAAATTCCTCGGAAAAACTTCTGTAGTTGCAAAAGACACTCCTGCCTTTATAGGAAACAGGATTGGGATCTTCAGCATAATGAGTCTCTTCCATATGGTGAAGGAGATGGATATGACGGTGGAGGAAGTGGATAAACTTACCGGTCCGGTGATTGGAAGGCCCAAGTCGGCTACTTTCCGTACTGTAGACGTTGTAGGTTTGGACACCCTTGTACACGTAGCTAACGGACTTTATGAAGGCGTGCCTAACGATGAGCAGCACGAACTTTTCAAGTTGCCCGAATTCATCCAGACGATGATGGATAACAAATGGCTGGGAAGTAAGACCGGACAGGGTTTTTATAAGAAAGAAAAGAAAAAGGACGGTTCCAGTGAGATCTTAACCCTGGACTTGGATTCTATGGAATACCGCGAGGGGAAAAAAGCAAATTTTGCTACCCTGGAGCAAACCAAATCCATTGATAAGGTAGAAGACCGTTTTGAGGTACTTATAAATGGTAAGGATAAAGCCGGAGAATTCTACAGAAAAAATCTTGCAGCACTTTTTGCTTACGTTTCTAATAGGATCCCGGAGATCACAGATGAGCTTTACAAAATTGATGATGCCATGCGAGCCGGTTTTGGCTGGGAGCACGGGCCATTCCAGATCTGGGATGCCGTAGGAGTGAAAAAAGGTATTGAAATGATTAAGGCCGAAGGTTATGAACCTGCAGGCTGGGTGAATGAAATGCTGGAAAGCGGCAGTGACAGTTTCTATACTGTTAAGGATGGTAATTCATATTACTACGATATCCCACAGAAGAAACAGGTAAAGGTTCCGGGTCAGGATGCCTTTATTATTCTTGACAACATTCGGGAGAGCAAAAAAGTCTTTAGTAACAGCGGGGTTGTAGTGGAAGATCTGGGCGATGGAATTCTGAATGTGGAATTCCGAAGTAAAATGAACACTATTGGCGGTGATGTCCTTGATGGCCTTAATAAAGCCATTGATATGGCTGAAAGAGATTACCAGGGGCTTGTAGTTGCCAATAATGGAGCCAACTTCTCTGTAGGTGCCAACATAGGGATGATATTTATGATGGCTGTAGAACAGGAATATGAGGAGCTTAATATGGCTATAAAATACTTCCAGGATAC
Protein-coding sequences here:
- a CDS encoding 3-hydroxyacyl-CoA dehydrogenase/enoyl-CoA hydratase family protein, encoding MKRRINKVAVIGSGIMGSGIACHFANIGVEVLLLDIVPRELNEQEKKKGLTLEDKQVRNRLVNQALQDALKSKPSPIYHKDFASRIKTGNLEDDISKVSEADWIIEVVVERLDIKKKVFDNLEKHRKEGTLITSNTSGIPIQLMNEGRSEDFKKHFCGTHFFNPPRYLRLFEIIPGPDTSEEVLEFLNEYGEKFLGKTSVVAKDTPAFIGNRIGIFSIMSLFHMVKEMDMTVEEVDKLTGPVIGRPKSATFRTVDVVGLDTLVHVANGLYEGVPNDEQHELFKLPEFIQTMMDNKWLGSKTGQGFYKKEKKKDGSSEILTLDLDSMEYREGKKANFATLEQTKSIDKVEDRFEVLINGKDKAGEFYRKNLAALFAYVSNRIPEITDELYKIDDAMRAGFGWEHGPFQIWDAVGVKKGIEMIKAEGYEPAGWVNEMLESGSDSFYTVKDGNSYYYDIPQKKQVKVPGQDAFIILDNIRESKKVFSNSGVVVEDLGDGILNVEFRSKMNTIGGDVLDGLNKAIDMAERDYQGLVVANNGANFSVGANIGMIFMMAVEQEYEELNMAIKYFQDTMMRMRYSSIPTVAAPHAMTLGGGCELSLHADKVVAAAETYIGLVEFGVGVIPGGGGSKEMTVRASDTYKKDDVELNRLREHFLTIAMAKVSTSAHEAFDLNILQKGKDIVVVNKDRQLAIAKQHALLMAENGYTKPIHRTDIKVLGKQALGTFMVGTDQMVAGKYISEHDRKIANKLAYVMSGGDLSAATMVSEQYLLDLEREAFLSLTGERKTLERLQHMLQKGKPLRN